One window from the genome of Pieris napi chromosome 3, ilPieNapi1.2, whole genome shotgun sequence encodes:
- the LOC125063805 gene encoding complex III assembly factor LYRM7, which yields MEKLRHTVLKNFKSLHRTRLKIFDGDHRALTAARLKINDEYKKNKAVKDEEAIKAMVKFSEEIEKELKTQVIQAREVKPGVFEARITEDTVKLDNVMFDENAELPKRRRKNQQCCQDIKDK from the exons atggaaaaacTAAGACATACC GTattgaaaaattttaaaagtctgCATCGAACTCGACTTAAAATTTTCGATGGGGACCATAGGGCACTAACTGCAGCCAGACTAAAAATAAACGatgaatataagaaaaataaagcaGTCAAAGATGAAGAGGCAATTAAAGCC ATGGTTAAGTTTAGTGAGGAAATTGAAAAAGAACTGAAAACTCAAGTCATACAAGCCCGAGAAGTCAAGCCTGGTGTGTTTg agGCAAGGATTACTGAAGACACTGTTAAGCTGGACAATGTCATGTTTGATGAAAATGCAGAATTACCAAAAAGACGCAGAAAAAATCAACAATGTTGTCAGGacataaaagataaataa
- the LOC125063803 gene encoding beta-1,4-mannosyltransferase egh-like isoform X2 — protein sequence MGGYKGKHVFHCIFLFLLILIFMSAINKGQQSSRNIIGTYGLLGTLILYCLRLSPLFPIIQTIFNFCGLVFYNAFPKNVELKSSLTRAPFLCIRVVTRGLFPNLILRNVPRNLEICKHVGLENFVLEVVTDYPIFIPKNEKVREIIIPSSYETKNGSLFKARALHYCWEDSVNKLSDSDWIVHLDEETLLTEDSLKGILNFVTEDKYDFGQGTIIYASEIVNWFTTLADAYRVAQDMGMFRFQFYAFNKPILGWKGSFMVAKVRNF from the coding sequence ATGGGAGGATACAAAGGAAAGCATGTTTTTCactgtatttttctttttctactaattttgatttttatgagTGCTATCAATAAAGGACAACAAAGCAGCAGAAATATTATCGGGACCTATGGATTACTAGGTACCCTTATATTATACTGTTTAAGGTTATCTCCCTTATTCCCGAttattcaaacaatttttaatttttgtggcCTTGTGTTTTACAATGCTTTCCCCAAAAACGTGGAATTGAAAAGTTCGTTGACGCGTGCACCGTTTTTATGCATAAGAGTCGTTACACGAGGATTATTTCCAAATCtcattttacgaaatgtacCAAGAAACCTAGAAATTTGTAAACATGTTGGTTTAGAAAATTTTGTACTAGAAGTTGTCACCGATTACCCCATCTTTATCCCAAAAAATGAAAAGGTCAGAGAAATTATTATCCCCAGTAGTTATGAAACTAAAAATGGATCACTGTTTAAAGCTAGAGCTTTACATTATTGCTGGGAAGatagtgttaataaattgaGCGATTCGGATTGGATTGTTCATTTAGATGAAGAGACTTTGCTAACGGAAGACTCACTGAAAGGTATACTGAACTTTGTCACTGAagataaatatgattttggCCAAGgaacaataatatatgctaGTGAAATAGTAAATTGGTTTACTACGCTTGCTGATGCCTATCGCGTAGCCCAAGATATGGGGATGTTTCGGTTCCAGTTTTACGCATTTAATAAGCCGATTTTAGGTTGGAAAGGTTCTTTTATGGTCGCTAAGGTAAGAAATTTCTAG
- the LOC125063803 gene encoding beta-1,4-mannosyltransferase egh-like isoform X1 translates to MGGYKGKHVFHCIFLFLLILIFMSAINKGQQSSRNIIGTYGLLGTLILYCLRLSPLFPIIQTIFNFCGLVFYNAFPKNVELKSSLTRAPFLCIRVVTRGLFPNLILRNVPRNLEICKHVGLENFVLEVVTDYPIFIPKNEKVREIIIPSSYETKNGSLFKARALHYCWEDSVNKLSDSDWIVHLDEETLLTEDSLKGILNFVTEDKYDFGQGTIIYASEIVNWFTTLADAYRVAQDMGMFRFQFYAFNKPILGWKGSFMVAKAISERKVSYDHGPEGSISDGHFALKASSMGYTFNFIEGEMWELSPLTVFDLIRQRKRWLQGMIITGNCEKIPFKYRLLFLLHTYAWLSLPLRVCNYFTAEYYPVPFPYVLDLLIAFIGAVGIYLHIYGSIRSYSTKQYGYFKIILVLATIVILPVVLILEVVAIFLAIFTENKEFYVIDKNIWKT, encoded by the exons ATGGGAGGATACAAAGGAAAGCATGTTTTTCactgtatttttctttttctactaattttgatttttatgagTGCTATCAATAAAGGACAACAAAGCAGCAGAAATATTATCGGGACCTATGGATTACTAGGTACCCTTATATTATACTGTTTAAGGTTATCTCCCTTATTCCCGAttattcaaacaatttttaatttttgtggcCTTGTGTTTTACAATGCTTTCCCCAAAAACGTGGAATTGAAAAGTTCGTTGACGCGTGCACCGTTTTTATGCATAAGAGTCGTTACACGAGGATTATTTCCAAATCtcattttacgaaatgtacCAAGAAACCTAGAAATTTGTAAACATGTTGGTTTAGAAAATTTTGTACTAGAAGTTGTCACCGATTACCCCATCTTTATCCCAAAAAATGAAAAGGTCAGAGAAATTATTATCCCCAGTAGTTATGAAACTAAAAATGGATCACTGTTTAAAGCTAGAGCTTTACATTATTGCTGGGAAGatagtgttaataaattgaGCGATTCGGATTGGATTGTTCATTTAGATGAAGAGACTTTGCTAACGGAAGACTCACTGAAAGGTATACTGAACTTTGTCACTGAagataaatatgattttggCCAAGgaacaataatatatgctaGTGAAATAGTAAATTGGTTTACTACGCTTGCTGATGCCTATCGCGTAGCCCAAGATATGGGGATGTTTCGGTTCCAGTTTTACGCATTTAATAAGCCGATTTTAGGTTGGAAAGGTTCTTTTATGGTCGCTAAG GCGATTTCAGAGAGGAAAGTTTCCTACGACCATGGACCTGAGGGCTCAATTTCGGACGGACATTTCGCTCTAAAGGCGTCCAGCATGGGATACACCTTCAACTTTATCGAAGGCGAAATGTGGGAGTTGAGTCCATTAACCGTGTTTGACCTTATTAGACAAAGAAAGCGTTGGCTTCAGGGTATGATTATAACCGGTAATTGTGAAAAGATTCCATTTAAGTATAggcttttatttctattacatACGTACGCGTGGCTGTCGCTACCTCTTCGAGTGTGCAATTATTTCACAGCTGAATACTATCCAGTACCGTTTCcatatgtattagatttattaatagCTTTCATCGGAGCCGTTGGGATATACTTGCATATCTATGGCTCTATTAGATCTTACTCTACGAAACAGTACggctattttaaaattatcttagTTTTAGCGACAATAGTGATATTGCCAGTTGTTCTTATATTAGAGGTAGTCGCGATTTTTTTGGCGATTTTCActgaaaataaagaattttatgtgatagataaaaatatttggaaaACATGA
- the LOC125063406 gene encoding membrane-associated protein Hem, translated as MSTMSRSVHISQQKLAEKLIILNDRGIGMLTRIYNIKKACGDTKSKPAFLSDKTLESSIKHIVRRFPNIDVKGLQAITNIRNEIIKSLSLYYYTFVDLLDFKDNVCELLNIMDACQVTLDLTLNFELTKNYLDLVTTYVSLMILLSRVEDRKAVLGLFNAAHEMVHSQIDPSFPRLGQLIVDYDTPLKKLSEEFLVHQKVLSSALNSLWHVYPARNLTAEHWRSEQKLSLVSNPALLLKPSETNTMSCEYVTLESLERWVIFGFAMCHQMLQQDHANKMWVSALESGWVVALFRDEVIYIHSYIQSFFDGIKGYGKRISEVKDCYHHSVQKAGYKHRERRKFLRTALKELGLILTDQPGLLGPKALLIFIGLCYARDEVFWLLRHNDNPPQKVKGKATEDLVDRQLPELLFHMEELRALVRKYSQVMQRYYVQYLSGFDAVALNLMIQNLQVCPEDESIILSSLCNTAANLSVKQVESNELFDFRAFRLDWFRLQAYTSVAKAPFSLVDQRELSQFIDKMVFHTKMVDNLDEIMVETSDLSLFCFYSKIFESQFHMCLEFPAQNRYIIAFPLICSHFQNCTHELCPEERHHIRERSLSVVNIYLDEMAKEAKNIITTICDEQCTMSDKLLPKHCAQTIAHLANRKKKDKNKKNHIEIVKPGAESYRKTREELTTMDKLHMALTELCFAINYCSTVNVWEYTFAPREYLHQHLETRFSKALVGMVMFNQDTSEIAKPSELLVSVRAYMNVLQTVENYVHIDITRVFNNCLLQQTQNMDSHGEKTIASLYTQWYSEILLRRVSAGNICYSINQKAFVSLSAEGAIPFNAEEYSDINELRALAELIGPYGMKLLSETLMWHIASQVQELKKLVVQNKEVLQMLRTNFDKPDIMREQFKRLQQVDNVLQRMTIIGVILSFRQVAQESLLDVLERRIPFLISSIKDFQQQLPSGDPMRVISEMCSAAGLPCKVDPTLASALRQHKAEVEEEEHLIVCLLMVFVAVSLPRLARGESSFYRPSLEGHANNIHCMAPAINHIFGALFTICGQGDIEDRMKEFLALASSSLLRLGQETEKEAIKNRESVYLLLDLIVQESPFLTMDLLESCFPYVLIRNAYHEVYKQEQMLLHS; from the coding sequence ATGTCTACAATGTCCAGATCAGTTCATATCAGTCAGCAAAAGCTGGCTGAAAAACTCATAATACTAAATGACCGTGGTATTGGAATGCTCACTagaatttataacattaaaaaggCATGTGGTGATACAAAATCTAAACCGGCTTTCCTGTCTGATAAAACATTGGAGTCCTCTATAAAGCACATTGTCAGAAGATTCCCAAACATTGATGTAAAAGGCCTTCAagcaataacaaatattagaaatgaaataattaaatcactaTCATTGTATTACTACACATTTGTGGATCTACTTGATTTCAAAGATAATGTATGTGAACTTTTGAATATAATGGATGCCTGCCAAGTTACGTTAGACTTGACATTAAACTTTGAGCTCACAAAAAATTACCTTGACTTAGTCACAACCTATGTTTCTTTGATGATATTACTGTCAAGAGTAGAAGATCGTAAAGCAGTACTTGGCTTGTTCAATGCAGCACATGAAATGGTCCACAGTCAGATTGATCCAAGCTTTCCGAGATTAGGTCAATTGATTGTGGATTATGATACACCCTTAAAAAAACTATCTGAAGAGTTTTTGGTCCACCAAAAAGTACTTTCTAGTGCATTGAATTCATTGTGGCATGTTTATCCAGCTAGAAACTTGACTGCAGAACATTGGCGTTCAGAACAAAAGCTAAGTTTAGTCAGCAACCCAGCTCTACTTTTGAAACCATCCGAAACGAATACCATGTCTTGTGAATATGTAACTCTTGAGTCTCTAGAGAGATGGGTAATCTTTGGATTTGCTATGTGCCATCAGATGCTTCAACAAGACCATGCAAACAAGATGTGGGTGAGTGCATTGGAGTCAGGTTGGGTTGTCGCTTTATTCAGAGATGAggttatttatatacactccTACATTCAGAGTTTCTTTGATGGTATTAAAGGTTATGGAAAGAGGATATCAGAAGTCAAAGATTGCTATCACCACTCTGTTCAAAAAGCTGGTTATAAGCATAGAGAACGGCGAAAGTTCCTAAGAACAGCATTGAAAGAATTGGGTCTTATTCTTACTGACCAACCAGGATTGCTGGGTCCTAAGGcattgcttatatttattggcCTATGTTATGCTAGAGATGAAGTATTTTGGCTTCTTAGACACAACGATAATCCTCCACAAAAGGTTAAAGGAAAGGCTACTGAAGACTTAGTGGACAGACAGCTCCCCGAGTTGCTTTTCCATATGGAGGAATTGAGAGCATTAGTCCGCAAATATAGTCAGGTGATGCAAAGATACTATGTTCAGTATTTATCTGGTTTTGATGCTGTCGCCTTGAATCTTATGATACAAAATTTGCAAGTATGCCCTGAAGAtgaaagtattatattatccTCATTATGTAATACTGCTGCCAATTTGAGTGTAAAGCAAGTTGAAAGCAATGAGCTCTTTGATTTTAGAGCCTTCCGCTTAGATTGGTTCCGCCTCCAAGCATACACATCGGTAGCAAAAGCACCATTCAGTCTTGTGGACCAAAGAGAATTATCGCAGTTCATTGATAAAATGGTATTTCACACCAAAATGGTCGACAATTTGGATGAAATTATGGTTGAGACCTCTGATttatctttgttttgtttttacagtaaaatttttgaaagtcAATTTCACATGTGCCTAGAATTTCCAGCACAGAATCGTTACATTATTGCTTTCCCTCTCATCTGTAGTCACTTTCAAAATTGTACCCATGAATTATGCCCTGAAGAAAGGCATCATATCAGAGAAAGGAGTCTATCTGTTGTTAACATTTATCTGGATGAAATGGCAAAGGAAGCCAAGAATATTATTACAACCATTTGTGACGAGCAATGTACAATGAGTGATAAGCTCCTTCCAAAACATTGTGCCCAAACAATTGCTCACCTCGCAAATCGCaagaaaaaagataaaaataagaaaaatcacATTGAAATAGTCAAACCAGGTGCAGAAAGTTATAGGAAAACAAGAGAGGAGTTGACTACTATGGATAAATTGCACATGGCTTTAACTGAACTGTGTTTtgctataaattattgttcaaCTGTCAATGTTTGGGAATACACTTTTGCACCCCGGGAATATTTACACCAACATTTGGAAACTAGATTTTCAAAAGCATTGGTGGGAATGGTAATGTTTAATCAAGACACAAGTGAAATTGCTAAGCCATCGGAGTTGCTTGTCAGTGTGAGAGCTTACATGAATGTACTTCAAACGGTTGAAAATTATGTGCACATTGATATAACGCGCGTCTTCAATAATTGTTTGCTTCAACAGACCCAAAATATGGACAGTCACGGCGAAAAGACTATAGCATCTCTATATACCCAATGGTATTCTGAAATATTACTGCGACGCGTTAGTGCTGGCAACATTTGTTACTCAATAAATCAAAAAGCTTTCGTAAGTCTTTCCGCTGAAGGTGCAATTCCTTTCAACGCTGAAGAGTATTCAGACATTAATGAGTTGAGAGCTTTAGCTGAATTAATAGGGCCGTATGGAATGAAGCTATTAAGCGAAACTCTAATGTGGCACATTGCGAGCCAAGTTCAAGAGCTTAAAAAGCTGGTGGTGCAAAACAAAGAAGTACTGCAAATGCTCAGAACAAACTTTGATAAACCAGACATTATGCGAGAACAATTCAAACGGTTGCAACAAGTTGACAATGTACTGCAGAGGATGACAATAATAGGAGTTATTTTGAGCTTCCGTCAAGTAGCACAAGAGTCTTTACTCGATGTTTTGGAACGGCGAATTCCCTTCCTGATCAGTTCCATTAAGGACTTCCAGCAGCAGTTGCCCAGTGGTGATCCTATGCGTGTCATATCAGAAATGTGTTCGGCGGCTGGCCTGCCATGTAAGGTAGATCCTACTTTGGCTTCTGCACTCCGACAGCACAAGGCCGAAGTCGAGGAGGAGGAACATTTGATAGTGTGTCTTTTGATGGTCTTTGTTGCCGTCTCCCTTCCAAGACTCGCTAGAGGCGAGAGCTCCTTTTACAGGCCTTCACTTGAAGGACACGCAAACAACATTCATTGCATGGCACCTGCAATTAACCATATCTTTGGTGCCCTCTTCACAATTTGCGGACAAGGAGATATCGAAGACAGAATGAAGGAATTCTTGGCACTAGCGTCATCGTCATTGCTGCGCCTCGGTCAAGAGACAGAGAAGGAGGCGATAAAAAATCGGGAATCCGTATATCTTCTTCTCGATCTTATCGTGCAGGAGTCTCCGTTCCTCACTATGGATCTTCTAGAGTCGTGCTTCCCTTATGTATTGATACGTAACGCTTATCATGAAGTTTACAAGCAGGAACAAATGCTATTGCATTCTTAG